The sequence GAAGGAGTCCCCGAATCCTAGGATTCGGCACCGCGGTTCCCTCCACGTCGTACACCCAGACCCAACTCCTACACCTGTTCGGCATCGCCGACCCGCGCGTGCGATCCGTCTTCGCCAACAGCGCGATCGACCGGCGTTTCCTCACCCTGCCACCGGCGGGTCCCGACGGCGCCCGGCAGCTGGAGACGCAGGGACAACTCCTGCACAAGCACCGCGAACAGACCGTCGACATGGGTGCCCGAGCGTTGGAAAGCTGCCTGAAGCACATCAACGCCCAGCTCACCGACGTACGGTACCTGTGCTGCGTGACCTCAACCGGCTTTCTCACCCCGGGGGTCAGTGCCCTGCTGATCCGGGAACTGGGCCTGGAGGCCGACTGTGCCCGGCTCGACGTAGTGGGCATGGGCTGCAACGCGGGACTCAACGGACTCACCGCAACCGCGGCGTGGGCGGCTGCGAAACCCGGCGAGCTTGCGATCCTGCTGTGCGTCGAGGCATGCTCGGCGGCCTATGTGATGGACGGCACCATGCGCACGTCGGTGGTGAACAGCCTCTTCGGCGACGGGGCCGCTGCCATCGCCGTGCGATCCGACGACAGTGGCGAGCGCAGCGGACCCCAATTGTTGCGCTTCACCAGCCTCATAATTCCCGAGGCGGTCGGTGCGATGCGCTACGACTGGGACGATACCGCCGGGAAGTTCAGTTTCTACCTCGACCGCGACATTCCGTATGTCGTCGGCGCGCACGCCGAACGGGCGATCGACGCTCTTCTGGCCGGCACCGGGGTGCGGCGCGGCGACATCGCCCACTGGGTCATTCACCCGGGCGGTAAGAAGGTCATCGACTCGGTGATGGTGAACCTGGGTCTGACCCGGCACGACGTTCGACACACCGCTGGTGTCCTGCGCGAGTACGGCAACGTTTCCAGCGCCTCGTTCCTGTTCGCGTACGCGCGGCTGGCCGAAGAGGAGATCATCGCGCCGGGCGAGTACGGCGTCCTGATGACAATGGGGCCCGGTACCACCATCGAGACCGCCCTGGTGCGCTGGTGATGGCGGCCACTGGGGGAATCGGGGCAACCGTCGTGGAAGGTTCCGCCGACACGTACGTGTCGATCTCGGCCGCATCGCTGCCCGCGCTTGTGCACGAGCTGGCCGCGGGCTGCGACCGGGCGGACGCCGCCGGGCCGGACTCCGTGCTGCTGGTGCACCTCCACGGCGGCGCCACGGGCGACGGGACGGGCTGGCCCGGCGACGTCGGCATCCACGAGGTCACCCGTTGGGAACGCACACTGCGACGCCTGGAACGGCTGGCGGGACCGAGTGTCGCAGTGGCCGAGGGCGACTGCGTCGGGCCGGCGATGGAGGTGCTGCTGTCCACCGACTACCGCATCGCCACGGGGGACCTGCGACTACGCCCGTCGGCGCCGAGAGGCACACCGTGGCCGGGCATGGCGATACACCGCTTGGTGCACCAGATCGGGGTGGCCCGCGCTCGGCGCCTGGTGCTGTTCGGCGAGGAGATCGACGCCGCCACGGCCGCGGAACTCGGGCTGGTCGACGACATTACCGACGACATCGCGCAGAGCGTCCGCACCGTGGCCGATGCACTACGCACCCGCGGTGGTACCGATCTGCCGATACGGCGCCGGCTGCTGCTGGACGCGGCGGCCACGACCTTCGAGGACGCGCTCGGGGCTCACCTTGCCGCCTGTGACCGACACCTGCGTACCGCACGGACCGAGGTCATGCCATGAGCAGCGTCCTGACGGACGTACCTGCGTTCACCGGGGAGCTTGCCCGTGACAGCCGGCTGTTGGCCGAACACGCCGAGGCCGGCGAGGCGGCCCTGCGGAGGCTGCCACCAACGCCCGCACGCGACGCTGCGCAGGCACATACCGCAGCCGATGTCCACCGGCACTGCCGCTCGGCGCGCCGCCGATTCCTGGAGATGCACGTGGCCGCGGTCTACGACGCGGTCACCGGCGACGACGAAGATCACCGGCCACTGACCGTCCTGGCACTGGAGGTCGCGGACCGCTTCCCCGGCCTGGTACCGGATGCCACCCGGCTGGCCGAGGAACGTGGGCGGCGGCAGGCTGACAAGGAGGGCCGCGAGATCGACCAGGGCCTCCTGTTCCAGGCGTTGCTGGCGCACGACCGGACGGGCACGCACCTCATGCGTACGCTCCTGCGGCCGACCGCCGCCGCGCGGAGACTGCTCGACGACCTCCAGCGCACGGCACGCACCGTCCTGCCCACGGTGACGCTGGAGCGCCGCGACGGAGTGGCTCACCTGACCGTCCATAACCTCGATTGCCTCAATGCCGAGGACGATCAGCTCGCCGAGGACATGGAGACCGCCATCGACCTGGCGTTGCTCGATCCGACCGTCCGGGTGGGCGTGCTTCGCGGCGCGCCGATGACCCATCCGGCCTATCATGGCCGCCGGGTGTTCAGTGCCGGGCTCAACCTGCGGCACCTGCAAGCCGGGCGGATCTCCTTCGCAGGTTTCCTGATGCGCCGTGAGCTCGGCTACGTCAACAAGCTCATCCGCGGCCTGCACACCGGCGACGCCACGCCGCGGGAGATCCCCTGGATCGCCGCGGTCGACACATTCGCCATCGGCGGTGGCACCCAGTTGCTGCTGGCGGTGGATTGGGTCGTGATCGCGGCGGATGCCTACCTCAGCCTGCCCGCCGCTCAGGAGGGCATCGTGCCCGGAGTGGCGGGTCTGCGGCTGGGCCGCAGGGTCGGCGGTGGAGTGGCCCGACAGATCCTGCTCACCGGCCGCAAGTTGTGGGCCGGCGAGCCTGACTGCGCGCTGCTGTGCGACGAGGTGGCGGACCCACGCGACATGGACCGCGCGGTTGCCGCTGCGGCCGACCGCCTCGACAATCCCGCCGTCGTCGCCAACCGCGCGATGCTCAACCTCGCCGAGGAGCCCCCGGACGTGTTCCGCCGCTTCGTCGCCGAGTTCGCGTGGCGCCAGGTTCTGCGCCTGTACAGCGCGGACGTACTCGCCAAGGCCGACGGGGCGTGGTCACGATCGGCAAGGACGGCGGCGTGAGCGCGGAGATGAGCCTGTCGCCGATCAACGCGCTGCTGCACGTGCTCAGCGACGAGGGCGTCGACCGGGTGTTCGGCAACCCCGGCACGACCGAACTGCCGATCATCCACGCGCTCCGAGGTACCGCCGACATCCACTACGTGCTGGCGTTGCAGGAGGCGTCCGCGGTCGCGATGGCCGACGGGTACGCACGCGCCACCCAGCGCCCCGCGTTCGTCAACCTGCACGTCGCGGCCGGGCTGGCCAACGGCATGGTCGGCTTGCTCAACGCCAGCCGGTCCCGTACCCCGCTCGTGGTGACCGCCGGCCAGCAGGACCGACGCCACCTGGCTCAGGATCCGATGCTCTCCGGCGACCTGGTGGCGATGGCCCGACCGGTCGTCAAGCACGCCTTCGACGTCCAGCACGCGGCGGACCTGCCGCTCCTGCTGCGCCGGGCCTTCGCCACCGCGGTCCGTCCACCGGCCGGACCGGTGTTCCTCTCGTTGCCGATGGATCTGCTCGCCGAGACCGAGCCCGTGCAGGTGCCGAAGCGATCTCTCATGGCACCGGCTGCTGCGGCGGGCAGCCTGAACGAGGCGGCCCGCCTGCTGGCCGCGGCCCGTGCGCCGGCGGTCGTGGCCGGTGACGGGGTGGGCCGGGACGACGCCGTGGCCGACCTCGTCGCCGTGGCCGAGGCACTCGGTGCGGTCACCTACCACCAGCCCATGTACGACGGGATCAACTTCCCGGGAACACATCCGCTGTACGCCGGTATGCTCCCGGCGCGCCACGCCGACATCCGGCGGCTGCTGGCAGACCACGACGTCGTGCTGATCGTGGGCTGTCGCGCCTTCACCCCGCACCACTACACGCCTGGCCCACCGATCCCAACCGGAACCGTCGTCGTGCAACTCGACAGCGACCCGGCCGAGCCCGGCCGAAACTTCCCTGTTGCGCTCGGGTTGGTCGGCGGCATCCGGCGCAGCCTCCGCGAACTCGCCCAGCACGTGAACGCACAGCGACCCGGGTGCGATCCGCCGGACACCACCGCCGTGCGCAGCCGCATCGCCGAGGCGCGAGCCACCACCGACCGCCGAGCCCGTGACAGCTACGGCAAGGCGCCACTGGATCCACTGGCCGCCGCGCACGCGCTGGCCAACGGACTGCCTGCCGAAACCGTGGTGGTGGAGGAGGCGATCACCACCGGGCTGCGGCTGCGCAGCGTCCTCCGCCAGGATCGACCTCGTTCCTACGTGCACACGGTCGGCGGTGGCCTCGGAAGTGGAATCGGCATGGCGATCGGCAGCCGGCTGGGTGACCCGACCCGACCGGTCGTCGCGGTACTCGGCGACGGCTGCGCGATGTTCGGGCTTCAGGGTCTGTGGAGCGCGGCCCGCTACGGCGTGCCGGTCACGTTCGTGGTGATGAACAACGGTGAGTACCGAACGTTGAAGGAGACCCACGACGCCATGTACGGGCCGGCACCGGATCGCATCCCCTATGTCGGACTGGACATCGGCCCACCGGCGCTGGACTTTCGCCGGGCGGCGGACTTCTTCGGCATCGACACACTCCGCGCCCACAGCACCGATGAACTCGCCGCCGTAGTCGCCGAGGCTGACGAGCGCGACCGTCCCCTACTGGTGGACGTCCCCTTACGCGCCCATGGTGAGGACGTTCCCGACCCCGCCGCAGAAGGAGCCGACCGATGAACGGGACAGACCTCGCCGCGCGCGCCCGCCGCACGATGGCCGGCGGCACCGTCGATGTGGTGGAACCGGCCACCGGCGCCGTACTGACCACTGTCGGATTGGCCGACGAGACGGACGTCGACCGGGCGGTCAGGACGGCACAGGAGGCCCAGCCGGCCTGGTCGGCCACCCCGCCGAACAAGCGGGCCGCGGTGCTGCGCCGCGCCGCCCGCCTGTTGGAGCGGGACCGGGCGGAGATCGCCGAGTGGCTCGTACGCGAGGGCGGCGCCGTCCGCGGCAAGGCCGCGGTTGAGATCGACTCGGTCCTTGACGAGCTGTGGGTGGCCGCAGCGCTACCGACGCAACCGCACGGGCAGCTCATGCCGTCGGAGGACGACCGGCAGAGCATCGCCCGACGGGTGCCCCTCGGCGTCGTCGGTGTCATCGCGCCGTGGAACTTTCCGCTCCTACTGGCCACTCGCGCGGTCGCTCCCGCACTCGCCCTCGGAAATGCGGTAGTGCTGAAACCCGACCAGCAGACGCCGATCAGTGGCGGGTTCGCGCTGGCACACCTGTTCGCCGAGGCGGGCCTCCCCGAAGGTCTCCTGCACGTACTGCCCGGCGACGCCGGCCCCGGCGCGGCCCTGGTTGCGCACCCCGACGTCCCCATGATCGCATTCACCGGGTCGACGGCGGTTGGTCGGCTCGTCGGCGAGACCGCCGGGCGACTACTGAAACGTGCCTCTCTCGAGCTTGGAGGAAACAACGCGTTCGTGGTGCTTGCCGATGCGGATCTCGACCTGGCCGCCTCCGCCGGCGCCTGGGGCTCTTTCAACCACCAGGGCCAGATCTGCATGGCTGCCGGCCGCCACGTCGTGGTGGCTGATGTCGTGGAGGGGTACACCGAACGACTCGCCCGTCGCGCGGACAAGCTCGCCGTCGGCGACCCGTGGCGGTTGGATCCGGATCTCGGACCGATCGTGAACCACGCCCAGTTGAACCGGGTGGCCGAGATAGTCGCGGAGTCCGTACGGCAGGGGGCGCGGATCCGTGCCGGCGGAACGCACGACGGTCTGTTCTACCGGCCGACCGTGCTGGACAACGTCACCCCGGACATGCCCGTCTTCACCGAGGAGATCTTCGGACCGGTCGCACCGGTGATCGTGGCCGACGACGAGGACGACGCGGTACGGCTCGCCAACGCCACTCCCTACGGGCTCGTCGCGGCGGTGCAGACCCGCGGCCCGGCACGCGGTCTGGCCGTAGCAGGCCGGCTGAAGACCGGGATTGTACACGTCAACGACCAGACTGTCGCAGACAATGCGTTCGTTCCCTTCGGCGGTCGCGGCGCGTCGGGAAACGGCACCCGCTACGGCGCCGGGCACAGTTGGGACGAGTTCACCCAGTGGCAGTGGTTGACTGTATGCGAGACCACCCGGCCCGGGCCGTTCTGACGGACACGCCGATGGAACGCATCAGGTACGACAAGCGAGACCACGTCGCCTACGTGACGATCAACCGCCCGGCCGTGCTCAACGCGCTGGACCTGCTCGCTCACGAGGAGCTGGGACAGGTCTGGGACGACGTCGAAGGCGACGACGACGTCTGGGTAGTGGTGCTGACCGGTAGCGGTGACCGCGCGTTCTGCGTAGGTCAGGACCTGAAGGAGTTGGCGGAACGCACGGGTCGTGGCGCGCCACCGAAGTCGTTCGGCAGTGAAGGGCTTGCCGGCCATCCGCGGCTGACCGAGCGCTTCACGTTCAGCAAGCCGGTTGTCGCGCGGGTCAACGGCTACGCGCTCGGCGGCGGCTTCGAACTCGCCCTCGCCTGCGACATCGTCGTGGCCGCCGCACATGCCACGTTCGGGCTTCCGGAGGTACGGCTCGGGCAGATCGCCGGCGCCGGCGGCGTGTTCCGGCTTACCCGGCAGGCACCGTTCAAGGTGGCGATGGGTCATCTGCTGACCGGTCGGGAGCTGTCCGCCGCCCGCGCCTACGAACTCGGGCTCGTCAACGAGGTCGTTCCGGCCGAGCGGCTGGACGCTTGCGTCGACGGGTGGGTCGCCGACCTGCTGCGCTGCGCCCCCTTGTCGGTACGAGCGACGAAGCAGGCCGCCAGTGCCTCTGCTCATCTGTCCCTGAACGAGGCGTTCGCAGCCCGCTACCCGTGGGAGGAGCGGCGGCTGCGTAGCGTCGACACCGTTGAGGGCCCACGCGCGTTCACGGAGAAGCGACCACCCCGCTGGACCGGTGAGTAGGCGCGGCTTCAGTCGGCCGGGAGGCGCGCCTGGACCCGGGTACCTTCGCCGAACCTGCTGTACACGCTGAACCGGCCGCCGACCGCCTCCACCCGGTCGGACAGTCCGCGTAACCCCGAGCCCTCGGGGTCAGCGCCGCCCACGCCGTCATCGTCGACGGTCAGCAGTACCTCGCCGTCGCTCGTCTCCACCCGCACCTGGATCTGCTGGGCCTGGGCATGCTTGGCCGCGTTGGTGATGGCCTCGCACGCCACGTAGTACAGGGTCTCTTCGATCGGCTGAGGCAGTCGGCGGTCCGACATGCTGACCACCTTCACCGGTACCGGCGCGGTCTCGCTCAGCGACTCGAGCGCGGCGGCCAGCCCGGCGCTGGTGAGCACGGCCGGGTGGATGCCGCGAGCGATGTCGCGCAGCTCGTCCAGCGCCCGCGTGACCTCGGTGACGGCCTCCCTCACGGTGCTGCCCACGACAGTGGCGGGCTCACCCCTGGCCAACTGCGTCTGAGCCAGCGCCAGCACCGTCACGAGGTTCACCAGCCGCTGCTGGGCGCCGTCGTGCAGGTCGCGCTCGATCTGTCGACGACCGGCGGCAGCCGCTTCCACGATCCGCGCCCGGGACCGCACCACTTCGCGCAGCTGCGTCTGGAGGTCGGCATGCAGCCGTTCGTTCTCGATCGACAGCCGGGCGGTGGCCAGCGCGGCCCGCACGAGCGCCGGCTCCGCGCGGAGCCACGGGTCATGCACGACAACTGCGATCGGGCCGTCCTCGGACTCGAGTACGGTCGCCCGCCCACTGTCGCTCCAACCCATCGGTGACACGTCTCGCCCGTCGACATCTACGTAGGCCTGCCGGTCGGGCAGCCAGTAGTACAGCCGCAGACCGGGCTCGCGCAGCGCTGTGGTGAGAGCCCGCTGCACCCCGCCGGTCGTGACCGGGCCGGCGAGGGCAACCGCAAGATCAGCGATCGCGGCTCGGTCCCAACGTGTCCGTGCCATCCCGAACAGCAGGCCCAGCGGCCAACAGCCCAGCCCGACGATCACGATGGACACGGCGACCGTCCCGCGCCGATCCCCGCCGGAGCGGTCGACAAGGGCGTCCAGGTTCGCCACACCGAACATGATCGGCGCGAAGACTGCCCCGACGAACGCCGGCGCGACCGCCCGTCGGCGCCACGGCGGGCCCTGGCGCCACTGCACGATGACGGTGGCGACGATGAGGGCGATGACGGGCACCGTCAAGGCGGTGAGCAAGGAGTGCGCCAGCGATCGGCCCGGGAAGTCCGCAGTGACCAGCAGGAGGCTCGGCGGGCAGTCGCATCCGGCGTCGGCAGGGCTGACCAGCATCTCCGTACCGACGATGACGACGGGCACGGCGACGGTCGAGACCGTCGCCGTCAGCCGCTGCAGTCGCCCGGTGACCGATCCGTCGGGAAAGCTCACCAACAGTCGCACGTACGTCAACAGGAAGAGCGCCGGTGCCAGGTTGCCCAGTGTGTAGATCAGCGGCTGATCGATGCCGCTGAGTCCCAGCAGCGGCCAGGAGAGCCCGCATCCGACGGCGAGCCTTCCGATCGGATTGCCGGGGTCGCGAGTGGCCACGGCGAGCCCGGCGGCGACGAAGGCCCAGCCCGTGGTCAGCAGCGCGAGGACCGCCACCAACCGCGACAGGTGGGTTCCTGCGGCGTTACTCCAGACCGGTTCCCGGACCAGCCGGTCGCTGGCCAGCGCCCAGGCGTAGAAAGCCGTCTCGACGCCCGCCGCGGCGAGCACGACCTGTCGAACACGGCTCACCCGTCGTACCTCCGCAGCTCCGCACCGTCATCACCACATGGTCGCAGGTGTAATGGTCACACCGAAGCTCTCCCCGTTGAGCCGGCGCGGGTCGCTGATCTGCCGGGCACCGGTCGGCGAGATCGGCCGTCGCCGAGCGAGATCGCGGCACCAGCAGGGTTAACCCTAGGTCCGAACGGGGGTTCGCCCTGGAGACACCGACCGCGCGGGACCCTAAGGTCCAGTTGTGGAGTGTGATGCAGCATGACCAGAGAGGGCCATGTCTACCGTCGGCCTTTCCGACACGCCGTCGCCAGCTGATCGAAGACGGCGCTCGGCTTCGGCACGCTGGGCCAGACGTCTCCGCAGAGCCGACCCGTTCGGCAGTACCGGCCCCGCCCTGACCCCGCACCCGCGGGCGCTTTCGGCCTGTGGCTACCACCCGCCGTGACATCCTCCCGGCCGCCCACCCTCGGGCGGTCGGTGACCGTGCCTGAGCCGATCTCCATGGTTCGCCAGTCGGGCGGGAACGGGCGAAAGCGCTCGCACAACAGCTGTCCGGATCACAGACCAGAGAGGGCCAAGGGCCGCATGGGTCTCATCGCCAACCTCGTCCTGCGGTACAAGACGCTTGTCATCCTCGTCTGGGTGG is a genomic window of Micromonospora tarapacensis containing:
- a CDS encoding sensor histidine kinase, whose protein sequence is MSRVRQVVLAAAGVETAFYAWALASDRLVREPVWSNAAGTHLSRLVAVLALLTTGWAFVAAGLAVATRDPGNPIGRLAVGCGLSWPLLGLSGIDQPLIYTLGNLAPALFLLTYVRLLVSFPDGSVTGRLQRLTATVSTVAVPVVIVGTEMLVSPADAGCDCPPSLLLVTADFPGRSLAHSLLTALTVPVIALIVATVIVQWRQGPPWRRRAVAPAFVGAVFAPIMFGVANLDALVDRSGGDRRGTVAVSIVIVGLGCWPLGLLFGMARTRWDRAAIADLAVALAGPVTTGGVQRALTTALREPGLRLYYWLPDRQAYVDVDGRDVSPMGWSDSGRATVLESEDGPIAVVVHDPWLRAEPALVRAALATARLSIENERLHADLQTQLREVVRSRARIVEAAAAGRRQIERDLHDGAQQRLVNLVTVLALAQTQLARGEPATVVGSTVREAVTEVTRALDELRDIARGIHPAVLTSAGLAAALESLSETAPVPVKVVSMSDRRLPQPIEETLYYVACEAITNAAKHAQAQQIQVRVETSDGEVLLTVDDDGVGGADPEGSGLRGLSDRVEAVGGRFSVYSRFGEGTRVQARLPAD
- a CDS encoding thiamine pyrophosphate-binding protein, with product MSAEMSLSPINALLHVLSDEGVDRVFGNPGTTELPIIHALRGTADIHYVLALQEASAVAMADGYARATQRPAFVNLHVAAGLANGMVGLLNASRSRTPLVVTAGQQDRRHLAQDPMLSGDLVAMARPVVKHAFDVQHAADLPLLLRRAFATAVRPPAGPVFLSLPMDLLAETEPVQVPKRSLMAPAAAAGSLNEAARLLAAARAPAVVAGDGVGRDDAVADLVAVAEALGAVTYHQPMYDGINFPGTHPLYAGMLPARHADIRRLLADHDVVLIVGCRAFTPHHYTPGPPIPTGTVVVQLDSDPAEPGRNFPVALGLVGGIRRSLRELAQHVNAQRPGCDPPDTTAVRSRIAEARATTDRRARDSYGKAPLDPLAAAHALANGLPAETVVVEEAITTGLRLRSVLRQDRPRSYVHTVGGGLGSGIGMAIGSRLGDPTRPVVAVLGDGCAMFGLQGLWSAARYGVPVTFVVMNNGEYRTLKETHDAMYGPAPDRIPYVGLDIGPPALDFRRAADFFGIDTLRAHSTDELAAVVAEADERDRPLLVDVPLRAHGEDVPDPAAEGADR
- the dpgD gene encoding enoyl-CoA-hydratase DpgD produces the protein MERIRYDKRDHVAYVTINRPAVLNALDLLAHEELGQVWDDVEGDDDVWVVVLTGSGDRAFCVGQDLKELAERTGRGAPPKSFGSEGLAGHPRLTERFTFSKPVVARVNGYALGGGFELALACDIVVAAAHATFGLPEVRLGQIAGAGGVFRLTRQAPFKVAMGHLLTGRELSAARAYELGLVNEVVPAERLDACVDGWVADLLRCAPLSVRATKQAASASAHLSLNEAFAARYPWEERRLRSVDTVEGPRAFTEKRPPRWTGE
- the dpgB gene encoding enoyl-CoA-hydratase DpgB: MEGSADTYVSISAASLPALVHELAAGCDRADAAGPDSVLLVHLHGGATGDGTGWPGDVGIHEVTRWERTLRRLERLAGPSVAVAEGDCVGPAMEVLLSTDYRIATGDLRLRPSAPRGTPWPGMAIHRLVHQIGVARARRLVLFGEEIDAATAAELGLVDDITDDIAQSVRTVADALRTRGGTDLPIRRRLLLDAAATTFEDALGAHLAACDRHLRTARTEVMP
- a CDS encoding benzaldehyde dehydrogenase; protein product: MNGTDLAARARRTMAGGTVDVVEPATGAVLTTVGLADETDVDRAVRTAQEAQPAWSATPPNKRAAVLRRAARLLERDRAEIAEWLVREGGAVRGKAAVEIDSVLDELWVAAALPTQPHGQLMPSEDDRQSIARRVPLGVVGVIAPWNFPLLLATRAVAPALALGNAVVLKPDQQTPISGGFALAHLFAEAGLPEGLLHVLPGDAGPGAALVAHPDVPMIAFTGSTAVGRLVGETAGRLLKRASLELGGNNAFVVLADADLDLAASAGAWGSFNHQGQICMAAGRHVVVADVVEGYTERLARRADKLAVGDPWRLDPDLGPIVNHAQLNRVAEIVAESVRQGARIRAGGTHDGLFYRPTVLDNVTPDMPVFTEEIFGPVAPVIVADDEDDAVRLANATPYGLVAAVQTRGPARGLAVAGRLKTGIVHVNDQTVADNAFVPFGGRGASGNGTRYGAGHSWDEFTQWQWLTVCETTRPGPF
- the dpgA gene encoding 3,5-dihydroxyphenylacetyl-CoA synthase DpgA, producing MTVHLQPATAAPHGTATISEFDRRSPRILGFGTAVPSTSYTQTQLLHLFGIADPRVRSVFANSAIDRRFLTLPPAGPDGARQLETQGQLLHKHREQTVDMGARALESCLKHINAQLTDVRYLCCVTSTGFLTPGVSALLIRELGLEADCARLDVVGMGCNAGLNGLTATAAWAAAKPGELAILLCVEACSAAYVMDGTMRTSVVNSLFGDGAAAIAVRSDDSGERSGPQLLRFTSLIIPEAVGAMRYDWDDTAGKFSFYLDRDIPYVVGAHAERAIDALLAGTGVRRGDIAHWVIHPGGKKVIDSVMVNLGLTRHDVRHTAGVLREYGNVSSASFLFAYARLAEEEIIAPGEYGVLMTMGPGTTIETALVRW
- the dpgC gene encoding (3,5-dihydroxyphenyl)acetyl-CoA 1,2-dioxygenase DpgC, coding for MSSVLTDVPAFTGELARDSRLLAEHAEAGEAALRRLPPTPARDAAQAHTAADVHRHCRSARRRFLEMHVAAVYDAVTGDDEDHRPLTVLALEVADRFPGLVPDATRLAEERGRRQADKEGREIDQGLLFQALLAHDRTGTHLMRTLLRPTAAARRLLDDLQRTARTVLPTVTLERRDGVAHLTVHNLDCLNAEDDQLAEDMETAIDLALLDPTVRVGVLRGAPMTHPAYHGRRVFSAGLNLRHLQAGRISFAGFLMRRELGYVNKLIRGLHTGDATPREIPWIAAVDTFAIGGGTQLLLAVDWVVIAADAYLSLPAAQEGIVPGVAGLRLGRRVGGGVARQILLTGRKLWAGEPDCALLCDEVADPRDMDRAVAAAADRLDNPAVVANRAMLNLAEEPPDVFRRFVAEFAWRQVLRLYSADVLAKADGAWSRSARTAA